The nucleotide sequence GACTGatgccgttttcagcagaattgccatggtgttatttttgtgcataaataaaagttctcggaatgacctgaaaatccacggagtcGTGTTTTGGATTCAATAAAAactattggcgaaagaatcaacataagggggcccacaccctgtccatgagggtgcagggcgcgcccaccccctggggtgcgcccacctgcctcgtgggccccctggacctccaccgacctcaactccaactctatatattcacgttcggggagaaaaaaatcagagagaaggattcatcacattttacgatacggagccgccgccaagccctaatcttcctcgggagggctgatctggagtccgttcggggctccggagaggggaatccgtcgccatcgtcatcatcaaccatcctccaccaccaatttcatgatgctcaccgccatgcatgagtaatcgcatcgtaggcttgctggacggtgatgggttggatgagatttaccatgtaatcgagttagttttgttagggtttgatccctagtatccattatgttctaagattgatgttgctatgactttgtcatgcttaatgcttgtcactagggcccgagtgccatgatttcagatctgaacctattatgttttcatgaatatatgtgagttcttgatcctatcttgcaagtcaatagtcacctactatgtgttatgattcggcaaccccgaagtgacaataatcgggaccactcccggtgatgatcgtagtttgaggagttcatgtattcactaagtgctaatgctttggtccggtactctattaaaaggaggccctttCTCTAAGGCTAGCGCCAAGATTGGGATCCATGGTGTCCACCAATCAAAGCGTGTTCATTGCGGGATGTCGCATCCACGCCAACTTCCTCTTGGTGCAACAGACCGCCCGACTCCTTCACAATCTCAAGACGCCACATATGCTCCTCAAGCTCGATATTGCACGGGCCTTCGACAGTGTTTCATGTCCATTCCTCTTGAAGACGTTGCAACACCTTGGTTTTGGACCACGATGGCGCGAGTGGATCACCATACTCCTTTCTACCACTTCTACGAGAGTGCTCATCAATGGACACCTGTGGCCACTAGTGGGGTCCTTAACCGAGGGTGGATAATGCTAAGGAGCCCGACCTCGTCTACCATAAGGGAGCCCAATAGGCCCGCTACATGGCGTGAACCCTAGGAGGCCAGACGATGACCTTCTTGACGCCCAAGGCTAGAGGACAACGCACCCCAGATCCCATCCAACATGTAAACCTTAGGCCTCTCCTGTCTATATAAAGGGAGGTCTAGGGTTCCTCTTGATCATCTATCCTCAGATAGGAGAATTCTCGATAGCAATATCATACACATTGTAACCCCTCACACGAGGTATCCCTCCATCATGAATAACCAAAACCAGCAGGGCGTAGGGTATTACTCTCTggaggcccgaacctggataaaccccTCATGTGACCTCCGATCCATGACTTCCAGCTGCGCTTGGACCCCTACTGAGGGATCTGCGGGAATTCACTTCGTATGTTGGCACGCCGGGCATGGGTGGCGCCGGCTGGAGACTAATCATGGATCGGATCCTTTTCCACTTTCGGCTGCCTACCGCCGGGGGATAGCCTAAGCTTCAGCTCCCCGACGTTCACTACTAACGTTGCAGGCCTAGTCGATGTCAGACTACTGCTTCGTCCCACACGCACCATCCACATCGGCGATGTCACCTTTGTCACCAACACACGCGGCGACCTTCGATTATGCCTGCCACCCATCCAACCCAGAGGACGCGGCAGGCTCTCGAACCCAGCGACCTCGGTGACCAGTCTTGCCGGTCGCTTCCCATTCAGACTAAGGAACACGGGGCTGCATACCAGAACGAGCTCCACCAAGGCCTCCAGAAGAACGCACATCTCATCACCATGGTGTGCCACAACTGCCGCATCGACCACACACCCGAAGACTGTTTCCTTGATGAAACGACTCTGATTGCAGCGTCAACATGGAAGACCTACTGTCATTATCGGACCATGAGGACACAAATGGCGAGTCGACCTCAACAGAAGAGGTCGAGGCCGAAACCATGACTTCACCAGCTAAGATCAAGTCTCCGAAATATGAAGACCACAACGAGCAACAAAATACCTCGAAATCCTGTGTTCAGTGGGAGAAGCAGGGCAGGGTCAAACCATACGTCCCGCAACCAATCTCGCTACACAAAGTGATGTCCGGAGAAGCGAAGGTCGAGGCAAGTGACACCACACCACACTCGACCACCACGACTATGGCACaggaaaaatccacaaaaattatAAACCCAACTTCCCAAGAAGGCAGCCCACCCAAATCCATAGAGGACGGGCTGCACGAGATCCTTACGCCCGGGGCCGCACAACACGTGCTATGAAAAGCAGCCATAGAACAGAGACAAGCAATGATACATGACACCAGATAAGGACGACACAGAGGTCGTCAACAAAACTTAGAGACTGGCGAATGGGAAGACAATGAGGAAGCCACTGACGAAAACGGGTCCACAGAGCTCCCCACAGCGGCTCAGAGCATACAAGAAGCGGTCCTGTTGGTCAACAAACTCGGAGCCGCACCCGCGGACCCTGGAATCCTCACTGACCTCATCAAAGTCATGCACAGGACGACCGAGCTCCAAGAAAAGCAAATGCATAGTATAGAGGACGCCTCAAAATCACCCAATAAGGAGCCGACACTAGAAGGCTGAGACACAAGCGATTTCGAGAGGTACGACGCCACACTAGGTGCCAACGACCTCCAACACACAATACAAGCCGCGAAGGcaagaagccgagaggggccggTTCGCGGACGCCTTGGGTTCCACCCAGATCTTCGTGACCACTAATGAACTCATGCCATGGAGCGCTATGGGCCAGGATACGAAGTCCCGATACCTCGGCTAACGTCCTGCATTGCACCCACATGTTTGAGCTACAAGGTCATCACACACCAATTCCCACGGCCATTTATTGTGCGCGGGGTCGAAAAATATTTGGGCGATACAAAACCCGACCTCTGGATCACTGACTACCTAACGCCCATAGAGGCAACACACGGTTACATCGGAAACGCCCTTCGCCACGTCCCGCTATGCCTTTCAGGATCAACACAGTCATGGCTGAACAGGCTCCCACCAAACTCCATCCACAGCTGGGCAGATTTTGAGCACGCGTTCCTCAACAACTGTGAAGGGACGTACCACTGGCCAGGAAGCCTGGTAGACCTCTACAATACAACACAAGGAGCACAGGAACCACTGCGTGACTTCATCGCCCGATGGCTCAAGAAGAAAAAAACAATACCAAACATCTTCGATGACACGACAATCAAAGCATTCGTCAACGGAGCACTGTATCCCATGCTAAGGCACAAGATTGACAGAAAGACGGTGCAAGGTCAACTTCCCGACGTGGCCTCCCTCATGAAGATCACAAACGTCTCTGCCATAGGCGAGGAGACGACTCGCGTGGGTTGCCACCACAAGCAACCTGAGGAGCTAGCAAGGGCACATGGCAAGTCAGGCCGCACAACGCGTGACCAGAACCACGAACTCAAACGAAAGGAGCGGCCACTAGCGGTGACAACTGGACAGGAGGCCGACCTACCGGGCAGCAAGAAAACCAAACATGAACGCATGACAAGGCATGTGTCCTGCACATATGAGACGATCATGAGCGGCCCCTGCAAATACCACAACGACGGAGCCTACAAAGCATTACACTCAACGCACGAGTGCCACCTGAACGAGCAACTCACGCAAGAGAAGAATGCAAGGGATAGAGAGAGCTCTAACCCCGAGGATGATCGCAGCGCACACGCGACCTCCCAAAGAACCCCAAGAGGATGCCAGAAGGAAAAATCTGGCACGCATGCGGTAAACATGATTTTCCACAGCCCAGAGTCCAAACGGGCCCAGAAGCAGACGGTGTGAGAGGTCTACGCTCTAGTCCCCGGAGTGCCACAACTACTGGACTGGTCGAACCATACGATCTTCTTCGGACTCAACGACCACCCAAACTACATACCAAACCCAAGGAGGAATGCACTCGTGACGATCCCATCATTGGGGGCTGCCAGTTGTCCAAAATACTCAAGGATGGCGGCTCCGGCCTCAATATCATGTATGCTACAACACTGCAGAAAATGGGCCTTCCCCTAATAGGTCTACCACCTTTGCCTACACACTTCCTTGGCATCGTCCCAGGGAAGAAGGCCGAACCACTCGGGCAAATCACTTTGGAGGTTATCTTTGGAAAAGAAGACAACTTCCGGGCTGAGAAGCTTTGTTTTGGCGAGTTTTTAAAACTTCGTTAAGTTTCAGTTGCCGAATTTCGTTGAACAAAAAGACATAAATCACAAGTTTTAGAAACTACCCCCTTCATAAAAAGTAATAAAAGAGTGTATCTATCACTAAGTTAAAACTTGTTGTTCCCTCGGAAGAATCCAATGAATTCGGGGATCGGTGCGGCAAGACACAACTAGGAAGGTGCGTGCCCTATCGAATTTTTGGGATTTGACTGGATGTGTAGTTTTTCATTGTTCCCAAAACACAGAATGAACAACATCAAGAGTCATTGCTGCGCACGTTTTCTACAAATCAATTGCATGAGAACTTTGTTCTGGAACACTAATTCTTTATGATTTTCCTGTCAAAAGCTTCCAAACCAAATGAGTCTATTTTTTGCTTTAGAATCGAATGGAGGGCAACCTAAAGCATGGTTCAGCTACTAGTCAAAACAGCGTCGGCTTCCCATGAAATGACTTCACCGGGGAAAACCCCGCGGCCCCGCCATGCGGCGGTGCTCTACTCCGTCTCGTCCCCCATCCTATCCAACCAAATCCGGGACAAACTCTGCTCCACCACCTCCCACTCCCCACTTCGCCTCGCTCTCTGCTCCGCTGtccacgcgcgcgcgcgcactcCTATCCTTGTCGCTCTCCATGTTGGCCCcttccaccgccaccgccaccgccaccgccacctgcCTCCTCCTGCCGCGGTCGGCCGCCGCCAGCCGGGGCCTACCCTTGCACTCCCTCCTCCTCTcacgccgtcgcccccgccaccgCTGCGCCGTCGACGCCAGCAGCGCCGCcgcttccggcggcggcggcgctgccaagGAGCCGCCCAGGACGCTGTTCCCTGGCGGGTTCAAGCGGCCGGAGATCCAGGTACCGGCGCTCGTCCTCCGTGTTGGCGTCGACGAGGCTCTCGGCTCTGGTGACGCGGTGTCCGCCGCCCTGGCGCGGGGCGTGGGGATCGTCGTGCTCGAGGCcggggaggagggcggcgggcGCGCGTACGAGGCCGCGCGCGCGCTCAAGGCGGCGGTAGGGGACCGCGCTTACCTGCTCATCGCGGAGCGAGTCGACGTCGCCTCCGCGGTCGGGGCGAGCGGCGTCGTGCTAGCCGACGATGGTTGGTGACTGAATTCTCTCCAGCTCCTGTTGCATACTGTAGCTGCTTGCTTACATTTGGTGGACGGGCAGTTAGTTATGCAGAATATGGCGAATTTTGATTGAATTCTCCCAGCTCGTGTTGCGTAGCTGTCCTTTGGTGAAGCGGCAGTTAGTTATTTAGAATGTTCGAACTTACATTTTGCGCCATTTcagttttatttttgcattttctaGCCTACCAGGAAGTTATTATTATCACCGATTGCATTGCAGCATTATGATTTTCTTAAGAAGTTTGTGTCTCGTTTTTGATGCAGGTATTCCTGCTATTGTTGCAAGGAGTATGATGATGAAATCCAACTCTGACTCCATATATCTCCCGCTTGTCGCTAGAACTATACGGTCCTCGGACTCTGCCAGAAGCGCTACTAGTTCTGAGGGGGCTGATTTCCTTATCGTAAATACCGGGACGGGTGACTTCTCGAGTGTTTTGAATGGTGCTGGTGCTCAGCATGTGAAGATTCCAGTTTTCTTCACTTTAAATGATTTGCAAAGCGAAGGGTCTTATTCTGATACCACATCCAAGCTGTTCCAGTCTGGTGCATCTGGAATTGTTTTGTCTTTGACTGGCATCCAACATCTTACTGACAATATCATAGAAAGGGATTTTTTAAAAGTGGATAGCACCGGTACAGTACCACAAGCCACTTCCTCTTCTGCTAGCGCGTTGGAAGAAACAAATAATGTAATGGTCCTAACTCGTGAGAAGACAAAAGTTGCTGGATTTACAAAACTGGATGAAAAAGTGATGCAGCTAATAGCGATGGAAAAGCCTATTCTTAGTGAAGCTGTTGATGTTATCCGCAAGGCAGCACCAATGGTGATCATCTAATGTTACACATTTGGTAGTTGAAGATCCCTGGAATGAACTCAGTATACTTCATGTCTTCGTCTCTAGAATATGCTTCACTTGAATATAATTTTTGATACATTGTCACAGATGGAAGAGGCTGAACTTCTGGTTGATGCTGCTTCTCGCCTGAGTGAGCCATTTTTGTTGGTTATTGTGGTAATTTTGTGTTTACATTACATATTGGTTATGACATCATCCATATGTGTTAGAATTTGGTTATTACTATGCATTTTCCATAAAGCAGGAATCAACATTTTTTTCCACCAAGGGATATTGATATTTTGTGTAGTGTTTTAGAGCCACCAAAAGTTCTGACCATGTTGAATCAACCATTGCCAGTTTACCACTTAGCATTTAGTgctgttttaattttttttcttgtcTTGCTAAATATGGTCATGACTTCAAATTCGTGTCCTCTTTTCTATTTGTGCTTTCTTTCTTTCCTCAGTATAATAGAAGAAATAGTATTTCCACTATGCTTGCTCCGATGGTAACGAAACCCACTCCTCGGCACTGAAAAATCTGTCCATTAACATCCTCATTCAACAAGTCACTTCCTTAATGGTTAGGCATTTGCATAAGCCCACATAAGCTCAGTAGATTTCTAATGCTGGTATCACAATAACATAATCAGATTGTAATCTAATTAGAGTGGTGCGCACATGTCCTTTTCTACAGTTGCGTAGCTAACCTGCTGGTGTCTTCTGTTGTCCTGCAAAACTATTTTCTTTGAACTGAAAAGCGAGCATACCTTCTTATTCACTACAATTTTTTTGCCGTGGTTTCTCAGTAATGTTCAACTCATTCATGTTTTCTGACATGCTGGCTTTTCTATTAATTTTATAAACCACTTATCCGGATTCCTGCAATGTATATCAGGGTGAATTTAACTCGGGAAAATCAACCTTTATAAATGCTCTACTTGGAAGGAAGTATCTTCAGGAAGGAGTTGTACCCACGACAAATGAGATCACACTGCTCTCATATTCAGAGGTTGATTCTGAAAGCATGGAACGATGTGAGCGGCACCCGGATGGTCAATTCACATGCTATTTATCGGCTCCAATTTTAAAAGAGGTAACTATATAATTGAAGTACAATCATGTTTGTACTCCTTGATTATCTCATAGGAGTGCGCTACGCAATTTTGTTCTTAAATGCTAGTACCTTTTTTCTCCGGTGCATCTAATCAAAGATGCTAGCCTTTTGTCCAATACTGTGTTAGCTGAATAAACTAGCTACATTGGGATAGGTGAATAGTGGATATAAACCCTACGGGAATGCTCGACGATATATTAGTTCTGAGGAAGCATTTTGCAAGTATAAGGAATAAGGATGGATTATCAGGAACACAGCTTTTTATCCTACAACATGCTGTAGTTCTCACAAAACACAGCCTGTGTTATAGTTGTATCGAATTGGCTGCAGGTCAGCATTTGTTACATCTTAAGGTGCCAAAGGCAATGGCACCCTGTTCCACCTTATTTTCTCTTAGTGTACTAGGTTGCATGGCTGCTAGTTGCAAGGCCAAATTAGCAGTGCATTTTCCTTGTTTTATGACTCCATGTCCTTGTTCGTGATGTCTTCTTTGTGTACTATTGAACAGATGAACCTAGTTGATACACCTGGAACAAATGTCATTCTCCAGAGGCAGCAGCGACTCACTGAAGAATATGTGCCACGAGCTGACTTGATACTCTTTGTACTGTCATCAGATAGACCATTGACTGAGAGTGAGGTAAGGGTTATAATTTATTATGCCAATTGGTTATACACTTTATAGTAATTGCTGTTAGTGAAGAGAGGATGACATGCTGCAGTGAAAGTAACTGAATCAAATAGTACACTAATATATTCAGCAGATTGATAATCTGTGAAGCACATACTAGTTACGCAATCACATGGTGGTCTGCATGAGTTTTTGGATTGAAGTATATATGTAACTTCCACTCCAGCTGCTTGTAACTCACATGCATTGTATGGTTTTTATGGCTCACTTGGTTTGATGTTTGCCACACCACACTTTCTTAGGTAGTTGTTAGTTCATCATCAGCGAGTTATTTGCTCGGCTTTTGGACTAGCTATTTCCATACTTGTTCTGGTCATTTTCTTCGCCAGCCCTTCTGAAGCTTATTTTGGCAAAGTTTTTCCACGAACCAAACAGGCCGGAGCTGTCTCAGCTTTTAACATTGGATTAGCTTAGTTAATTCCCTATTAGTGATTCTCTTAATCTATTTGTTATTGTATGTGCTATCAAAATTTTAGGTATTTTTTAATCTATTTTAGTGACAAATGTACCTGTATTTAGAATGCTCTAATACGCACCTGGGACATTTTTGTAATACAATCAATCTAGTCTTTGATCAGTTCATCTGTGTTGTACTTGGCATACACAACTCCCTTTTTTTTAATGTATGAACATAATTCCTAATTCCTTGTTTGATATTGGTACACTTATAGAAGAAATTCTGGAGGTTTTTGTTAGATGAACTGAAATATACAAAGTAGCCAATACCAACTGACCCAAATATAATATCTACAAAACCAATTTAGTATGTTAGTTCTGGCCTTTGCAGACTACTGCAGTGATTCTGCTCTGATGCATACTAGGTAAATTATAAAGTTGCCAACCCAACGATTCTGTTCACCTCAAACTGGTTGCATCACATATCTACTAACCAAACTTCTATCCCCACGATTACGAAAATGAATTGGACAGTCCATGCCACTGGGGCTGCTGGACCTAGGGTTAGAAAAGCTCATCTTATTCTAGAATTCTGATTTATCATTTGAAGGATGTTATGGTATTTTTTTCCGGAAATTTCTACTGAGGTTTCCAGACCAGCGCATGCATCTCCTAGCTTCGATTCGACCGGCATTGTCTGTTTTCTTAAAAATATTCTCTTGTATCTCTAATAGAGTCAAAATCTTTGTTTGGAACTTCTAGGTCGGATTTCTCCAGTATGTCCAGCAGTGGAAGAAGAAAGTAGTATTTGTTCTAAACAAATTGGACCTCTATCGGAACAGTGATGAGGTTTGATACTTATATGTTCAGTGTTCCAGATCTCAGCATGATAGTCTTCCATATTTGCCATTTTGCTGATCTTGTGGGTTTGCTTCTCACTCCAATTGTAGCTTGAAGAGGCCACTGCCTTTATCAAGGAAAACGCAAGGAAATTACTCAACACTGAGGATGTAACACTGTTTCCTGTATCTTCACGCTCTGCTCTGGAAGTCAAACTTTCATATTCAAAGAAAAATGATAGGGAGCACCATGGGGAAGTTTTGTTAAGTGATCCTAGATGGAGAAGCAGCAAGTTTTATGATCTTGAGCATTACCTACTGAGCTTTTTAGATGGTTCAACAGATAATGGAAAGGAAAGGGTCCGACTGAAACTTGAAACACCAATTGGTATTGCAGATCGTTTGCTAACTTCATGTCAAAGACTTGTGAAACTAGAACATGAAAAGGCTATTGATGACTTGACATCCATCAGGGATCTTGTTTCTGGTGCAAACAACTATGCTTTGAAAATTGAGGCTGATAGCAATTCCTGGCAGAAGCAGATTTCGTCTCTTGTAGGTGTTTCAAATATGATTTCTTTTGTTTTATCCATATATTTTCAAGTTCTGTTTGTGATATATCACTTTGGAAAACAAAGGCATACTTTTCTTCGTTTTCTTGGTTTGCTGCAAAATATTGGCATACAAATTTGATGATGCTTTCCTACCTTTCGCTTATCTATTTCCCCCTCTCCACGGCACACATGCCTTGTACTTCCCCTTAGTAGGCCCTGCGAGTGCGTGCTTGTGGAGTTGTGGCAgggtgcgtgcgcgcgcgcgtgttgtttgtgtgtgtgtgtgtgtggcgcgCGTGTGTGCGGATCTATGTTGTATTTGGCTTTTCTTTAAAAATGCAATTAGGAGGGGTAGTTAGTCATTAACCATGCCATTGCCTTCGACCTTAGTCTGCTTATGTGGTCGATATGCCCTAAATGTATTGTGATATTTATATTCCTGTTGCTTACCTAGAATTGCCATTTGGTGAGAGCTAACATTTTTCCCCTGCTGATCGAGAATGtgcttctattttcttttcttcaTGCAGATTGAGAGAGCAAAAAGTCGAGCTATAACGCTCATGGAATCTACACTTCAGTTGTCAAACATTGACCTTATTTTTACATACATGCTCACAGGAGAAAAAGGGCCTTCCGCCAAAGCCACATCGTTTGTTCAAAATGATATTCTGAGTCCTGCCCTTGACGATGCAGCTGTACGTTTGGCAACTACATTTATCATGTTCAATAAATGAAGTTTTATTTTTTTACAGTTTGATATTTCCCCAGATTTGGTATTATGAGGCTCATGCCTGAATTTTCCCAACTTTGATGCAAACAACTGGTATAGCACAATATTTGCTGCCTATTGCTTCCCAGCCAGCCACACCATACTGGCAGTAACATATTAGGTGAACATTCCAAATTAGAGTAACCATCGGGCAGCTGGGACTCGAACTCAGAGCTAACCATAAGAATTAGCCAAGTTGAACAGGTGAAAACTGGGCTTCGGAACTTTGCTACCTCCGGCAACATTATCTGTGCTAAGAGGATCATTGTCTAGGCTATCTGCAGACCACCCACTTCCATCTATTATTTCTGTATTTCTTGTAGAGTTTTGCAGTTCATTGAATGTGGGCACAGGCATGTCCACCTAATATGTTGAAGCTTCTCAAATGAGTGGATTTCATTTAGTGTTACAATATCTCAGCGTTTTGCAAACGTAGTAAGCCTCATAATAGCATGCCTACCTAATCCGTCGAAGCTTTTCAAATGTGTTGATTTCATTTAGTGTTACAATATTGCAGTGTTTTATTAAATGTATTATTAAGCCTCATAATAAGGCTGCAATAGTTTTTTCAATATAATTCATGCTTTTTATCCACATGATTTTATTATTTGCTTCACCATGCTTACGATTCATGTTATGAAAataaatatttcttttatttttgtgcAGGATTTATTGGGTGAATATTCAAAATGGTTGAGTTCTAGCAATACCCGTGAAGCAAATTTATATCTGGAGTGTTTCCATGAAAGATGGAATTCATTGGTTAGTCAGGAAGAAAGTGTCTCATCAGATCGAACTGAGCTTGTTAATGAAGGAGAGAAACTCAGCATAAAAGTGCTGGATGGCTTcagtgctactgctgctgctaaggTTTTTGAAGAAGAAATTCGTGAAGTGGTATGTCTACTAAAATTTATAGTTTTTCCCTTTCTTGTCACACACTTTATTTTCATTCCATAAACATTATGGTAAGTTTATCTAAACAAATCGTtttaataaaaaagaaaagaaaatgtgacTTCCACTCCCTCAAATTTCAGCAAAGATTTTTTTATGCTAATTAATATTTTAAAATGAAAACTGCTGGAACATGCTACTAGTGTCTGTTACTTTGTTTATCTATTTTCTTAGCAAGATAGAGGGAAGATTTGTTTTAATCATTTAATGCACATTCTGTATAATTGGTTATCAAATCTTCTGTTCCTAGTAATGCATGTAAATAAAACGTTTATGCGAATTTTCCTGAGCATAAGCATCATGGTTGTGCCTTTCTGGACAATTAGCAATTTACGCTTTGAAGAAATTAGACCGGCATTTGGAGAATCCTGTATGACCCACCTTTGATGTTTTGCTGGATTATGTGTGCATACCTTTTCAGAGTATTTGGAATGATCAGATGTGGTATCAGTGTTTAAGATGCATAAAAAATAGTAACCCAGCCTGTTTTGGATAATGCGCCTGATCACCTCCCTCTCACTAAATCATGCACGTGGAATTCTATTTAAGTTGGTAACCCagcctgttttgaggaagatatgagggGAGATTACTAAATTATCACGCTTCATTTTGAGAAGGGTGGGAGAGTGCTTTGAGTGTATTGCAAATTAatgtcaaaaataaaaataaaaataaaatgagagtAGTATACAAAAAACATTTACACTTGTATTTTCCAACAATTCCTAACAAAGATCTTTTAGTTTTAGCAGAGGGAGTACTCCACATTTAAGGTTTTAAATGCTAGGTTCGACTGAATACTATGTAGCTTTAAACCACATAGTTTGAATACCATGTGacatatgtggtaagcaatccaaacaataaAAAAAAACACATA is from Triticum aestivum cultivar Chinese Spring chromosome 1B, IWGSC CS RefSeq v2.1, whole genome shotgun sequence and encodes:
- the LOC123131100 gene encoding probable transmembrane GTPase FZO-like, chloroplastic isoform X2, whose protein sequence is MRRCSTPSRPPSYPTKSGTNSAPPPPTPHFASLSAPLSTRARALLSLSLSMLAPSTATATATATCLLLPRSAAASRGLPLHSLLLSRRRPRHRCAVDASSAAASGGGGAAKEPPRTLFPGGFKRPEIQVPALVLRVGVDEALGSGDAVSAALARGVGIVVLEAGEEGGGRAYEAARALKAAVGDRAYLLIAERVDVASAVGASGVVLADDGIPAIVARSMMMKSNSDSIYLPLVARTIRSSDSARSATSSEGADFLIVNTGTGDFSSVLNGAGAQHVKIPVFFTLNDLQSEGSYSDTTSKLFQSGASGIVLSLTGIQHLTDNIIERDFLKVDSTGTVPQATSSSASALEETNNVMVLTREKTKVAGFTKLDEKVMQLIAMEKPILSEAVDVIRKAAPMMEEAELLVDAASRLSEPFLLVIVGEFNSGKSTFINALLGRKYLQEGVVPTTNEITLLSYSEVDSESMERCERHPDGQFTCYLSAPILKEMNLVDTPGTNVILQRQQRLTEEYVPRADLILFVLSSDRPLTESEVGFLQYVQQWKKKVVFVLNKLDLYRNSDELEEATAFIKENARKLLNTEDVTLFPVSSRSALEVKLSYSKKNDREHHGEVLLSDPRWRSSKFYDLEHYLLSFLDGSTDNGKERVRLKLETPIGIADRLLTSCQRLVKLEHEKAIDDLTSIRDLVSGANNYALKIEADSNSWQKQISSLIERAKSRAITLMESTLQLSNIDLIFTYMLTGEKGPSAKATSFVQNDILSPALDDAAIWYYEAHA
- the LOC123131100 gene encoding probable transmembrane GTPase FZO-like, chloroplastic isoform X1; the encoded protein is MRRCSTPSRPPSYPTKSGTNSAPPPPTPHFASLSAPLSTRARALLSLSLSMLAPSTATATATATCLLLPRSAAASRGLPLHSLLLSRRRPRHRCAVDASSAAASGGGGAAKEPPRTLFPGGFKRPEIQVPALVLRVGVDEALGSGDAVSAALARGVGIVVLEAGEEGGGRAYEAARALKAAVGDRAYLLIAERVDVASAVGASGVVLADDGIPAIVARSMMMKSNSDSIYLPLVARTIRSSDSARSATSSEGADFLIVNTGTGDFSSVLNGAGAQHVKIPVFFTLNDLQSEGSYSDTTSKLFQSGASGIVLSLTGIQHLTDNIIERDFLKVDSTGTVPQATSSSASALEETNNVMVLTREKTKVAGFTKLDEKVMQLIAMEKPILSEAVDVIRKAAPMMEEAELLVDAASRLSEPFLLVIVGEFNSGKSTFINALLGRKYLQEGVVPTTNEITLLSYSEVDSESMERCERHPDGQFTCYLSAPILKEMNLVDTPGTNVILQRQQRLTEEYVPRADLILFVLSSDRPLTESEVGFLQYVQQWKKKVVFVLNKLDLYRNSDELEEATAFIKENARKLLNTEDVTLFPVSSRSALEVKLSYSKKNDREHHGEVLLSDPRWRSSKFYDLEHYLLSFLDGSTDNGKERVRLKLETPIGIADRLLTSCQRLVKLEHEKAIDDLTSIRDLVSGANNYALKIEADSNSWQKQISSLIERAKSRAITLMESTLQLSNIDLIFTYMLTGEKGPSAKATSFVQNDILSPALDDAADLLGEYSKWLSSSNTREANLYLECFHERWNSLVSQEESVSSDRTELVNEGEKLSIKVLDGFSATAAAKVFEEEIREVATGTFGGLGVAGLSASLLTSVLTTTLEDLLALALCSAGGFFAISNFPGRRKLAVEKVSKAADELSRKVDEAIQKDISQSGSKLVQFVDTASKPYQEACQRKIDWLQGVQGELSAVERKLQTLKIDIQNLHGS